One genomic segment of Ictalurus punctatus breed USDA103 chromosome 12, Coco_2.0, whole genome shotgun sequence includes these proteins:
- the cdk5r2a gene encoding cyclin-dependent kinase 5 activator 2a encodes MGTVLSISPTSRKGGILDEKTEAGHGASGKTEKSLKRHSVLISALTWKRLVAASAKKKSAKKVNPNPPVSQISNPVDQLNTENLKKSQSGSERKKPGPLAVPVPTVPDKSLRANQTQNGSQNGKQLLPVQRQASTRSIISPRRVIVQASTGELLRCLSEFMCRRCYKLKELSPNEIILWFRNVDRSLLIQGWQDQGFITPANLVFVYLLCREAVTEDISSEYELQATFLTCLYLAYSYMGNEISYPLKPFLVETNKEVFWERSLRIIDKMSAKMLQINADPHFFTEVFQDLKNEAGPKDTNTKWTNTLDR; translated from the coding sequence ATGGGCACGGTGCTCTCAATTTCTCCCACCTCCAGGAAAGGAGGGATTCTGGACGAAAAAACGGAGGCTGGACACGGTGCCAGTGGCAAGACGGAGAAAAGTCTAAAGCGTCATTCCGTTCTCATATCAGCCCTTACGTGGAAGAGGTTAGTGGCCGCGTCGGCCAAGAAGAAGAGCGCCAAAAAGGTGAACCCCAATCCCCCAGTTTCTCAGATCAGTAACCCTGTGGACCAGCTCAACACCGAAAATCTCAAGAAATCACAATCAGGCTCCGAGCGCAAAAAGCCTGGGCCGCTAGCAGTGCCGGTTCCGACTGTTCCAGATAAAAGCCTTCGCGCCAATCAAACCCAGAATGGCTCACAGAACGGAAAACAGCTCCTGCCGGTCCAGAGACAAGCCAGCACCCGCTCGATAATCTCCCCACGACGCGTGATCGTCCAAGCGTCCACCGGCGAACTGCTGCGCTGCTTGAGCGAGTTCATGTGCCGCAGGTGCTACAAGCTCAAAGAGCTGAGTCCCAACGAGATCATCCTGTGGTTCCGAAATGTAGACCGCTCGCTGCTTATCCAAGGCTGGCAGGACCAAGGTTTCATCACGCCCGCCAACCTGGTGTTCGTCTACCTGCTGTGTCGGGAAGCCGTGACCGAGGACATCAGCAGCGAGTACGAGCTGCAGGCCACGTTCCTCACCTGCTTGTACCTGGCCTACTCCTACATGGGCAACGAGATCTCCTACCCGCTCAAACCTTTTCTGGTCGAGACCAACAAGGAGGTGTTCTGGGAGCGCTCGTTGCGCATCATTGACAAAATGAGTGCCAAAATGCTGCAGATCAACGCTGACCCGCACTTCTTCACCGAGGTTTTCCAGGACCTCAAGAACGAAGCAGGCCCGAAGGACACTAACACCAAATGGACAAACACCTTGGATCGCTAG
- the wnt6a gene encoding protein Wnt-6 isoform X2 codes for MASPLVMDPNSICRRSKPAGGAQTELCQTQPEIIQEVAKGARLGIRECQHQFRHQRWNCTGHGKSLGKILQQDIRETAFVNGIMAAGVLHAVTRACSQGELLQCGCVAIKSSSGSPNEQAKGSPNPALQNQHWEWGGCGDDVDFGYKISQQFMDTRKRKGKSDIRSLIDLHNNEAGRLAVKTNMRTECKCHGLSGSCTLSSCWRKLPLFRQVGNHLMQSFQMAVRVMGGNDGKSLVPLDRDVPPLGAHSLIYSDESPDFCVANRRTGSEGTRDRVCNGTETGPGACDWLCCNKGYTEHTLEYEENCQCQFQWCCVVQCERCSIKKEVNVCL; via the exons ATGGCCAGTCCTCTTGTGATGGACCCAAACAGCATTTGCAGGAGGAGTAAGCCGGCAGGAGGTGCACAAACTGAACTGTGCCAAACACAGCCTGAAATAATCCAAGAAGTTGCCAAAGGGGCACGGTTGGGAATACGCGAATGCCAACACCAGTTCCGCCATCAGCGATGGAACTGTACAGGTCATGGCAAGAGTCTAGGCAAGATCCTGCAACAAG ATATTCGGGAGACGGCTTTCGTAAATGGCATCATGGCTGCCGGAGTGCTGCATGCGGTAACACGGGCCTGCAGCCAGGGTGAGCTGCTACAGTGTGGCTGTGTGGCTATTAAGAGCTCTTCTGGTAGCCCCAATGAGCAGGCTAAGGGGAGTCCAAACCCTGCTCTCCAGAACCAACACTGGGAGTGGGGGGGTTGCGGGGATGATGTGGACTTTGGATACAAGATTTCCCAGCAGTTCATGGACACCAGGAAGCGGAAGGGCAAGAGTGATATCAGGAGTCTGATTGATCTGCACAACAACGAGGCAGGCCGACTG gctGTAAAGACCAATATGCGCACCGAATGTAAATGTCACGGCCTCTCTGGCTCCTGTACGCTCAGCAGCTGCTGGAGGAAGTTGCCTCTGTTCCGCCAGGTTGGAAATCATCTCATGCAGAGCTTCCAAATGGCAGTTCGTGTGATGGGTGGCAATGACGGCAAATCCCTAGTCCCCCTGGACCGGGATGTCCCACCCCTGGGTGCCCACAGTCTCATCTATTCAGATGAATCCCCGGATTTCTGCGTGGCCAATCGCAGGACAGGATCTGAAGGGACACGCGATCGGGTGTGTAATGGTACAGAGACAGGTCCCGGAGCCTGTGATTGGCTGTGCTGCAATAAAGGATATACCGAACACACTCTTGAGTATGAGGAGAACTGCCAGTGCCAGTTTCAGTGGTGTTGTGTGGTACAATGTGAACGGTGTTCCATTAAAAAAGAGGTCAACGTCTGCCTTTAG
- the wnt6a gene encoding protein Wnt-6 isoform X1, whose product MMLPTQAHLLLVFTLTGRLWCVMASPLVMDPNSICRRSKPAGGAQTELCQTQPEIIQEVAKGARLGIRECQHQFRHQRWNCTGHGKSLGKILQQDIRETAFVNGIMAAGVLHAVTRACSQGELLQCGCVAIKSSSGSPNEQAKGSPNPALQNQHWEWGGCGDDVDFGYKISQQFMDTRKRKGKSDIRSLIDLHNNEAGRLAVKTNMRTECKCHGLSGSCTLSSCWRKLPLFRQVGNHLMQSFQMAVRVMGGNDGKSLVPLDRDVPPLGAHSLIYSDESPDFCVANRRTGSEGTRDRVCNGTETGPGACDWLCCNKGYTEHTLEYEENCQCQFQWCCVVQCERCSIKKEVNVCL is encoded by the exons ATGATGCTCCCAACACAAGCGCACCTTCTTCTTGTCTTCACTCTCACCGGTCGCCTGTGGTG TGTGATGGCCAGTCCTCTTGTGATGGACCCAAACAGCATTTGCAGGAGGAGTAAGCCGGCAGGAGGTGCACAAACTGAACTGTGCCAAACACAGCCTGAAATAATCCAAGAAGTTGCCAAAGGGGCACGGTTGGGAATACGCGAATGCCAACACCAGTTCCGCCATCAGCGATGGAACTGTACAGGTCATGGCAAGAGTCTAGGCAAGATCCTGCAACAAG ATATTCGGGAGACGGCTTTCGTAAATGGCATCATGGCTGCCGGAGTGCTGCATGCGGTAACACGGGCCTGCAGCCAGGGTGAGCTGCTACAGTGTGGCTGTGTGGCTATTAAGAGCTCTTCTGGTAGCCCCAATGAGCAGGCTAAGGGGAGTCCAAACCCTGCTCTCCAGAACCAACACTGGGAGTGGGGGGGTTGCGGGGATGATGTGGACTTTGGATACAAGATTTCCCAGCAGTTCATGGACACCAGGAAGCGGAAGGGCAAGAGTGATATCAGGAGTCTGATTGATCTGCACAACAACGAGGCAGGCCGACTG gctGTAAAGACCAATATGCGCACCGAATGTAAATGTCACGGCCTCTCTGGCTCCTGTACGCTCAGCAGCTGCTGGAGGAAGTTGCCTCTGTTCCGCCAGGTTGGAAATCATCTCATGCAGAGCTTCCAAATGGCAGTTCGTGTGATGGGTGGCAATGACGGCAAATCCCTAGTCCCCCTGGACCGGGATGTCCCACCCCTGGGTGCCCACAGTCTCATCTATTCAGATGAATCCCCGGATTTCTGCGTGGCCAATCGCAGGACAGGATCTGAAGGGACACGCGATCGGGTGTGTAATGGTACAGAGACAGGTCCCGGAGCCTGTGATTGGCTGTGCTGCAATAAAGGATATACCGAACACACTCTTGAGTATGAGGAGAACTGCCAGTGCCAGTTTCAGTGGTGTTGTGTGGTACAATGTGAACGGTGTTCCATTAAAAAAGAGGTCAACGTCTGCCTTTAG